One window from the genome of Jiangella alba encodes:
- a CDS encoding dihydrodipicolinate synthase family protein produces the protein MELQLSGMIPPVVSPLTPDHRPDIGAVRRLTAHVRDGGASALFVLGSCGEGPTLEPAVASGITRAYVEAVAGSVPVLAGVGETSTERALRAAREFEQLGVDALVVMAPMYFDTDTDGAVVRHVTALAEATSLPLVVYNIPHLTHHPITPRALREVAAIDSVVALKESSGEWDTYAALAEAASAAGLRVFQGAEALIARSLAAGADGAVPGIANVVPGLAARLVDAGLSGDSTQAAALQAQLDDVCGVYRSGFWLTSLKAALTELGIIGSTAGQALTPPDADGLTEVHRVLVATGLVEVPA, from the coding sequence ATGGAGCTGCAGCTGTCCGGAATGATTCCTCCCGTCGTCTCGCCGCTGACCCCGGATCACCGTCCGGACATCGGCGCCGTGCGGCGGCTCACCGCGCACGTCCGGGACGGCGGCGCGTCAGCGCTGTTCGTCCTCGGCTCCTGCGGTGAAGGGCCGACCCTCGAGCCGGCGGTCGCCAGCGGGATCACGCGGGCCTACGTCGAGGCCGTCGCCGGGTCCGTTCCGGTGCTCGCCGGTGTCGGCGAGACGAGCACGGAGCGCGCTCTGCGGGCCGCCCGGGAGTTCGAGCAGCTCGGTGTCGACGCGCTGGTGGTGATGGCACCCATGTACTTCGACACCGACACCGACGGCGCGGTCGTCCGGCACGTCACCGCCCTCGCGGAGGCGACGAGCCTCCCGCTCGTCGTCTACAACATCCCGCACCTGACCCACCACCCGATCACGCCCCGGGCGCTTCGGGAGGTCGCCGCCATCGACTCCGTCGTGGCGCTCAAGGAATCGTCGGGGGAGTGGGACACCTACGCCGCGCTGGCCGAGGCCGCGAGCGCCGCGGGGCTTCGGGTGTTCCAGGGCGCCGAGGCGCTCATCGCCCGCAGTCTCGCCGCCGGGGCCGACGGCGCCGTACCCGGGATCGCCAACGTGGTCCCCGGCCTCGCCGCCAGGCTCGTCGACGCCGGCCTGAGCGGCGACTCGACGCAGGCGGCGGCGCTGCAGGCCCAGCTCGACGACGTGTGCGGGGTGTATCGATCCGGGTTCTGGCTGACCTCACTCAAGGCCGCCCTGACCGAGCTCGGGATCATCGGCTCGACCGCCGGCCAGGCGCTCACCCCGCCCGACGCGGACGGACTGACCGAGGTGCACCGCGTCCTGGTGGCGACCGGACTGGTGGAGGTGCCCGCCTGA
- a CDS encoding Gfo/Idh/MocA family protein, which produces MKVALLSFAHVHATSYASLLSDWPGIELLATDPDGATAPPGELRGRALADQLGVAYADSYDDALAWQPDAVVVCAENSRHRDLTVRAAAAGAHVLCEKPLATTAADAEAMIEACERAGTFLMTAYPVRFSTEFAALKALHAGGRLGTVLSATGTNNGHIPIGDRAWFTQPELSGGGALVDHVVHVADLLDALLEQPAVEVRAVTNRILHADQPINGVETGGLVSVTYADGTIATIDCSWSHPSSAPNWGGLTLQVVGTEGVADIDPFGTHVGGYAGGGPAWLSLGSDLDRAMLGHFLDGVRSGHAPQPDGAAGLRTLRIVLAAQESARAGTVVPIPQLTP; this is translated from the coding sequence ATGAAGGTCGCGCTGCTGTCGTTCGCCCACGTGCACGCCACCTCGTACGCGTCGCTGCTGTCCGACTGGCCCGGGATCGAGCTGCTCGCCACCGACCCGGACGGCGCCACGGCGCCGCCGGGCGAGCTGCGCGGGCGGGCGCTGGCCGACCAGCTCGGCGTCGCCTACGCCGACAGCTACGACGACGCGCTGGCCTGGCAGCCCGACGCCGTCGTCGTCTGCGCGGAGAACAGCCGGCACCGTGACCTGACGGTGCGGGCCGCTGCCGCCGGCGCGCACGTCCTGTGCGAGAAGCCGCTGGCGACGACCGCCGCCGACGCCGAGGCGATGATCGAGGCGTGCGAGCGCGCCGGCACGTTCCTCATGACCGCCTACCCGGTGCGGTTCAGCACCGAGTTCGCGGCCCTGAAGGCCCTGCACGCCGGCGGCCGGCTCGGCACGGTCCTGTCCGCCACCGGGACGAACAACGGCCACATCCCGATCGGCGACCGCGCCTGGTTCACGCAGCCGGAGCTGTCCGGCGGCGGCGCCCTCGTCGACCACGTCGTGCACGTGGCCGACCTGCTCGACGCGCTCCTGGAGCAGCCGGCGGTCGAGGTGCGCGCGGTCACCAACCGGATCCTGCACGCGGACCAGCCGATCAACGGCGTCGAGACCGGCGGCCTGGTCTCCGTCACCTATGCCGACGGCACCATCGCCACCATCGACTGCTCGTGGAGCCACCCCAGCAGCGCGCCGAACTGGGGCGGCCTCACCCTCCAGGTCGTCGGCACCGAGGGCGTCGCGGACATCGACCCGTTCGGCACCCACGTCGGCGGCTACGCCGGTGGCGGGCCGGCCTGGCTGTCGCTCGGGTCCGACCTCGACCGCGCGATGCTCGGCCACTTCCTCGACGGCGTCCGGTCCGGCCACGCTCCCCAGCCCGACGGCGCGGCCGGGCTGCGGACCCTGCGCATCGTGCTGGCCGCCCAGGAGTCGGCGCGGGCCGGAACGGTGGTGCCGATCCCCCAGCTCACGCCCTGA
- a CDS encoding Gfo/Idh/MocA family protein: MPELTVGLVGAGGISHAHAAAWRALGAKLLVTSLDGAERLAAQYGGTVAASLDDLLGRADLVDVVTPTPTHRDIVRQALDAGRAVVCEKPLARTGADAAGLVRQAAAAGLPLYPGHVVRYFPEYAAMRAAVAAGRIGRPAVLRFSRGGMFPSWAPWFSDVAESGGLLMDQMIHDLDIARWVAGEVVEVFARAHTAERDGHPLQVAHVTLTHASGALSHVQGLWGPPHLGFRTSFHVAGDDGVLRYDSAVTPAVRLDLAPVPAGGEDHPEAPTGESPYLTELREFAGAVAGGPAPRVSAADGAVAVWLATAALDSLRSGTPVRLDTAELLEEIA, encoded by the coding sequence ATGCCCGAACTCACGGTCGGCCTGGTCGGGGCCGGCGGCATCTCCCACGCCCACGCCGCCGCCTGGCGCGCGCTCGGCGCGAAACTGCTGGTCACGTCGCTCGACGGCGCCGAACGGCTGGCCGCGCAGTACGGCGGCACGGTCGCGGCGTCGCTCGACGACCTGCTCGGCCGGGCCGATCTCGTCGACGTCGTCACCCCCACCCCCACCCACCGCGACATCGTCCGCCAGGCCCTCGACGCCGGGCGGGCCGTGGTGTGCGAGAAGCCGCTCGCCCGCACCGGCGCCGACGCCGCCGGCCTCGTGCGTCAGGCCGCCGCCGCGGGTCTCCCCCTGTATCCCGGCCACGTCGTGCGCTACTTCCCCGAGTACGCCGCGATGCGGGCCGCCGTGGCCGCCGGGCGCATCGGCCGGCCCGCGGTGCTCCGGTTCAGCCGAGGCGGCATGTTCCCCTCGTGGGCGCCGTGGTTCTCCGACGTCGCCGAGTCCGGCGGCCTGCTGATGGACCAGATGATCCACGATCTCGACATCGCCCGCTGGGTCGCCGGCGAGGTCGTCGAGGTGTTCGCCCGCGCGCACACCGCCGAGCGCGACGGCCACCCCCTGCAGGTCGCGCACGTCACGCTGACCCACGCCTCCGGCGCGCTCAGCCACGTCCAGGGTCTGTGGGGCCCGCCGCACCTCGGGTTCCGCACGTCGTTCCACGTCGCCGGCGACGACGGCGTGCTCCGCTACGACAGCGCCGTCACCCCGGCGGTCCGGCTCGACCTCGCGCCGGTGCCCGCCGGCGGCGAGGACCACCCGGAGGCGCCGACCGGCGAGAGCCCCTACCTCACCGAACTGCGCGAGTTCGCTGGCGCGGTCGCCGGCGGGCCCGCGCCCCGGGTGAGCGCCGCCGACGGCGCCGTCGCGGTGTGGCTGGCCACCGCCGCGCTCGACTCGCTGCGGTCCGGCACGCCGGTGCGCCTCGACACCGCTGAGCTGCTGGAGGAGATCGCATGA
- a CDS encoding carbohydrate ABC transporter permease → MSETRHGSNVWAHVALLTGGVVMVFPFAWQLLTSLSTNAEVMSVPPSFWPEQVQWGNYADVFEKLPFLSQFWVSVGITVIRTAGQLVLCSMAGYAFARMRFPLRGVLLALVLAILMVPPQVYLIPQYQIIQDLGWLNSILGIAAPGVFSAFGTFLMMQAFRSMPRELEEAARLDGANPLRVFRSVMLPLAGPSLGALAIITVLWSWNDLLWPLVVATNAENMPLAAGIATLSGRITTDYSVMMAASALAMAPILVLFVLMQRRVINGLAHSGLK, encoded by the coding sequence ATGTCTGAGACCCGTCACGGCTCCAACGTCTGGGCGCACGTCGCGCTGCTGACCGGCGGCGTCGTCATGGTGTTCCCGTTCGCCTGGCAACTGCTCACCTCGCTGTCGACGAACGCCGAGGTCATGAGCGTGCCGCCGTCGTTCTGGCCGGAGCAGGTGCAGTGGGGCAACTACGCCGACGTCTTCGAGAAGCTGCCGTTCCTCAGCCAGTTCTGGGTGTCCGTCGGCATCACCGTCATCAGGACCGCCGGGCAGCTGGTGCTGTGCTCGATGGCCGGGTACGCGTTCGCCCGGATGCGCTTCCCGCTGCGCGGCGTGCTGCTGGCGCTGGTGCTGGCGATCCTCATGGTGCCGCCGCAGGTGTACCTGATCCCGCAGTACCAGATCATCCAGGACCTCGGCTGGCTCAACAGCATCCTCGGCATCGCCGCACCGGGCGTGTTCAGCGCGTTCGGGACGTTCCTCATGATGCAGGCGTTCCGCTCGATGCCGCGGGAGCTGGAGGAGGCGGCGCGGCTCGACGGCGCCAACCCGCTGCGCGTCTTCCGCAGCGTCATGCTGCCGCTGGCCGGGCCCAGCCTCGGCGCGCTCGCCATCATCACCGTGCTGTGGTCCTGGAACGACCTGCTGTGGCCGCTGGTGGTCGCGACGAACGCGGAGAACATGCCGCTGGCCGCCGGCATCGCCACCCTGAGCGGTCGCATCACCACCGACTACTCCGTCATGATGGCGGCCAGCGCCCTGGCGATGGCCCCGATCCTGGTGCTGTTCGTGCTGATGCAACGACGCGTCATCAACGGACTCGCCCACTCCGGACTCAAATGA
- a CDS encoding carbohydrate ABC transporter permease produces the protein MTATTEAPARAASPPGRSARRRHGDGWWPWLFVLPTMAGVAVFYLWPIVQTGYYSFTEWGVFGGTTWVGGENYARLLDDPDLPRALLNTLVYTAVVLCCIPIAMVVASLLNRPGLRFASFYRVLYFMPYVAMPTAVAMVWRIIYNGDFGVLNWALDLVGIEGRHWTSTPGFAIGAVAVVGLWTSLGFAIIILSAGLRTIPAELYEAAALDGAGSWRQFRSITVPLLTPSIFFVMVILIINGFQLFDLLYAIMGSRNPALPDTQSLVFLFYNEAFIGNDKGFAAAIAMVILVVVGAVTLLQFRMQRRWVRYV, from the coding sequence ATGACGGCCACCACCGAAGCGCCCGCCCGCGCCGCGTCGCCGCCCGGGCGGTCCGCCCGGCGGCGGCACGGTGACGGCTGGTGGCCGTGGCTGTTCGTGCTGCCCACCATGGCCGGCGTCGCCGTCTTCTACCTGTGGCCGATCGTCCAGACCGGCTACTACAGCTTCACCGAGTGGGGCGTGTTCGGCGGCACCACCTGGGTGGGCGGGGAGAACTACGCCCGGCTGCTCGACGACCCCGACCTGCCGAGGGCGCTGCTCAACACCCTCGTCTACACCGCGGTCGTGCTGTGCTGCATCCCGATCGCGATGGTGGTCGCGAGCCTGCTGAACCGGCCCGGCCTGCGGTTCGCGTCGTTCTACCGGGTGCTCTACTTCATGCCCTACGTGGCCATGCCCACCGCCGTCGCGATGGTCTGGCGGATCATCTACAACGGTGACTTCGGCGTGCTGAACTGGGCGCTGGACCTCGTCGGCATCGAGGGCCGGCACTGGACCTCCACGCCGGGCTTCGCCATCGGCGCGGTGGCGGTGGTCGGCCTGTGGACGTCGCTCGGGTTCGCCATCATCATCCTGTCCGCGGGGCTGCGCACGATCCCGGCCGAGCTGTACGAGGCGGCCGCACTGGACGGCGCCGGCTCGTGGCGGCAGTTCCGCTCGATCACGGTGCCGCTGCTGACGCCGAGCATCTTCTTCGTGATGGTCATCCTCATCATCAACGGCTTCCAGCTGTTCGACCTGCTCTACGCGATCATGGGCTCGCGCAACCCGGCGCTGCCGGACACGCAGTCGCTGGTCTTCCTCTTCTACAACGAGGCGTTCATCGGCAACGACAAGGGCTTCGCCGCCGCGATCGCGATGGTGATCCTGGTGGTGGTCGGCGCCGTGACGCTGCTGCAGTTCCGGATGCAGCGCAGGTGGGTGCGCTATGTCTGA
- a CDS encoding ABC transporter substrate-binding protein gives MIRSRSLVVVIAAAGLALTACGGGDDEPDAGATAAGPDTQAELTYAVWDETQVPALEQNIADFNAEYPDIEITIDVTPYLQFFTKLQTQGESGTLPDIFWMNGPNVRLYAANDLLEPVTGLVDQGEVDPANYPEALNELYTFEDVQYAVPKDFDTVALWYNKAIFARAGVAEPTADWTWDDFHTAAKTISDTLAAEGVYGVAAGLVGGQEAYYNTILQAGGHVISEDGTTSGYDDPGSIAGLQLWADLIADGSSPTLQQLSDTTANVWFNSGKAAMFWSGNWSVAEMKESPNAADFAIAPLPAGERDATVIHGLANAVSADSEHKAAALAFLSYLGSEEAQRTQAEMGAANPAFTGTQEAFVGSVPSFGLDVFLQAADEYAFPYPISSHTAAWNELENELLPQAFSGDRPVEEVAQELAERMNEELAGE, from the coding sequence ATGATCCGCTCCAGGAGCCTCGTCGTCGTCATCGCCGCCGCCGGGCTGGCCTTGACCGCCTGCGGCGGGGGTGACGACGAGCCCGATGCCGGCGCCACCGCCGCCGGGCCGGACACCCAGGCCGAGCTGACCTACGCCGTCTGGGACGAGACTCAGGTGCCGGCGTTGGAGCAGAACATCGCCGACTTCAACGCCGAGTACCCCGACATCGAGATCACCATCGACGTCACGCCCTACCTGCAGTTCTTCACCAAGCTGCAGACCCAGGGCGAGAGCGGCACGCTGCCGGACATCTTCTGGATGAACGGCCCGAACGTCCGCCTGTACGCGGCGAACGACCTGCTGGAGCCGGTGACCGGGCTCGTCGACCAGGGCGAGGTGGACCCGGCGAACTACCCCGAGGCGCTGAACGAGCTCTACACGTTCGAGGACGTGCAGTACGCCGTTCCGAAGGACTTCGACACGGTGGCGCTCTGGTACAACAAGGCGATCTTCGCCCGGGCCGGCGTGGCCGAGCCGACCGCCGACTGGACCTGGGACGACTTCCACACCGCGGCGAAGACCATCAGCGACACCCTCGCCGCCGAGGGCGTCTACGGCGTCGCCGCCGGGCTGGTCGGCGGCCAGGAGGCGTACTACAACACGATCCTGCAGGCAGGCGGCCACGTCATCTCCGAGGACGGCACCACCTCCGGCTACGACGACCCGGGCAGCATCGCCGGCCTGCAACTGTGGGCCGACCTCATCGCCGACGGCTCGTCGCCCACCCTGCAACAGCTCTCCGACACCACCGCGAACGTGTGGTTCAACTCCGGCAAGGCGGCGATGTTCTGGTCCGGCAACTGGTCGGTCGCCGAGATGAAGGAGTCGCCCAACGCGGCCGACTTCGCCATCGCCCCGCTGCCGGCCGGCGAGCGCGACGCCACCGTGATCCACGGCCTGGCCAACGCCGTGTCGGCCGACAGCGAGCACAAGGCCGCGGCGCTGGCGTTCCTCTCCTACCTCGGCAGCGAGGAGGCGCAGCGCACGCAGGCCGAGATGGGCGCCGCGAACCCGGCGTTCACCGGCACCCAGGAGGCGTTCGTCGGCTCGGTGCCGAGCTTCGGGCTGGACGTGTTCCTGCAGGCCGCCGACGAGTACGCCTTCCCGTACCCGATCTCCTCTCACACCGCCGCCTGGAACGAGCTGGAGAACGAGCTGCTGCCGCAGGCCTTCTCCGGTGACCGTCCGGTCGAGGAGGTCGCGCAGGAGCTGGCGGAGCGGATGAACGAGGAGCTGGCCGGCGAATGA